The region CTTCGATGGAGGACACCTATCAAACAATTCAGGATATTAACGGAATCTTAGTGACGGGAACGCTTATTGCCTTAGTATTAACCGTTTCATTAGGTGTGACCTTGGCCAAAACGATCACATCACCTATTAAGGATATGACGGTACAGGCTAGCTCGATGGCAGATGGAGACTTTTCGAAAAAGGTTAAGATATATGGTCAGGATGAAATTGGACAGCTAGCGCAGGTGTTTAATGAAATGTCGGAGCGCCTAAGTAAAGCGTTACATGATAACGCTCAGGAGCGGAATCGTATCGCTTCCATCCTATCTCATATGAGTGATGGGGTTGTAGCGATCGATCATCGTGGATCAATTATGCTTTCAAATGCGACGGCTGAGGCTTTGCTAGGGAAAACAGAAGAGGAAATGGTTGGTGAACCTATTGCCGACGTGCTAGAGCTTCCTGATCAGGAGTGGCTGAAGATCTATGAGGTACAGGACTACCGTTTCCTAGTTGATGTTGCTGTGAATGAGCAGCCTATCATTCTCCAGGTAAAATCGACTCAAATCAATTGGGAGGGTGGTACACAAGGAGCTATTATCGTGCTACAGGACGTGACACAGCAGGAGAAGCTAGAGGGCGAACGGAAGGAATTTGTAGCAAACGTTTCTCATGAGCTGCGCACGCCATTGACAACGATGAAGAGCTATCTTGAGGCGTTAGATGATGGGGTACTACAGGACAAGGATCTAGCTCCGCGATTTATTCATGTAGTTCAAAATGAAACAGAGCGAATGATTCGATTAGTGAATGATTTGCTTCAGTTATCCAGTATGGATACGAAAAAGATTCCATTGAAGTGGAAGACAACAAATATGCACTTATTAATTAAGGATGTTGTAGAGCGTTTTTCTATTCCTTTTGCTAATCGAGAGCTTGAGGTTAAGCTAGATTTAGCTGATGATCTTCCACTAGTCCTTGTTGATCCAGATCAGATGGTTCAGGTGATGGATAATATTATGTCCAATTCGATCAAGTACTCCAATCAGGGAGGCGTCATTTCGGTTGAAGCTTCATTAAAGGAAAGTGATATAGAGATCGTCATTTCCGATAACGGCATAGGGATTCCTAAGCCAGACCTAAAGCATATTTTCAAACGCTTTTATCGTGTTGACAAAGCCCGTTCAAGGGAAATGGGAGGAACAGGATTAGGACTCGCTATTGCCAAGGAAATAATTGAGGCTCATGACGGTTCCATTCGTTTGGATAGTGTGGTTGGCGAAGGGACGAAGGTATTCATTCGTCTGCCTATTATACGGGAGAATAGAGGGGATGAGGTATGATAGAAAAATTGAAAACGGTCCTCTTAATAGGGCTTATCGCCTCAAGCATTGTCCTAACCTGGCAGATATGGACGTATCAGCCTCGCTATGATTATCTACTACCGACGGAATATGTGACACAGGAAGGGATTGCTGAACGTCGTGAGCTCCAGGACTTAATTCAACCTGAAAAAATCCTGTACTATTTTGGAGATGAACGCATTACGGCTTCTAGCCCGGACTCTGTTGAATATACAAATGTGATCAAACAGCAAATGAAGAACTGGAGCTTTACAGGCTTTCGTGAGGTAGAGGGAAACCAGAGGCAATGGAATGATTTACGGACGAGATATGAGGCCATTGAATTTGCCTTCCCTACGAATCTTCCACTATCTACATTAGGTGAGCTCTTCACGCTGAATACAGGAGATACGCAATACTCGGACGTAGGGAGCATGTTTTTATATATTAACCCTGTCATGGATAATGTTTTTGCCTTCTTTATTAATTATGATGAGCAAAGGTTTTTACGTTCTAATACATCCATTAATTCCTCTGAGCTTCGGCAGTATTTAGCGTTGGGAGAAAATAAGCCTGAACAAACGGCCATCCTTCTCTATGACAATCCTGATCCTAATCAATTAGATCAATATATCTATGTAACGGATGAGCCTGTGGAAATGACAGAGTACCATTATTTTTTCCGCCGTATTCAAATCGACACGCTTATTTCATACTTGTTTGTTGATCCGCTTTTAGTGAGACAAATTCAGGATCGAAGTGGAGAGGTGTTTTATACGGATGGGACGAGAGGCTTGCAGTTAGCCAGTGGTCTGACGATGAATTATGTACATCCCCTTGCTATTACACAACGGGAGGGTGACGCTTCAGATAACCAATTTATCCAAAGAGCTACCCAGTTTGTCAATCAGCATCGAGGCTGGGAGCGTGGCTACTATCTATATAACTACCATAACCCAAATGCATATGAAGCTTCGATTGAGTTTAGACGATATATGAACCAGTATCCTGTTTTCTCTGATCATCCCGATGAGGAGCAAAACGTGATACAATTGGACATACAGGATGGCAGGGTGGTCAGCTATTATCGCTCCCTGCTTCAGCTAGACAGTGTGATGGATGATCGAAGACGAGAGTTACCTTCAGGACTGCAGATGATCGAGGAGCTAGAAAGACTTGAGATTCCGCTAGAAGAAGTGGAAGATATGTTTCTGGGGTACGCCTATACGTATAATGACAATTCCATTAGCTATCGTCCAAGATGGATCATAGAGTGGAAAAACGGACAAAGAAGCTTTATCCGTCAAGTAGAGGATCTTTACCCACTAAGTAGAATACAGGAGGAGCTAGAGGAGGGAAACAATGAATTGGAGTAGAACGAAGTCCATTTTTATTCTCGTTTTCCTTGTTTTGAACTCTTTCTTGGGCTATCAGCTGTGGGAGAAAATCCAAACCAGGCCCCTTGAATTGGCCCAGCTAAGCGAAGGTTCTGTAGAGGAGCTTTTGGCGCTACGTAATATCAGCTTGGAAACGGAGCTGCAGGCAGAGCAGCCGGAGCTGTCTCAGCTTAACGCTCAGTTTTTAACAAATGTGTTTGAGGATTTTGAGAATCTGCAGAATCAATCTCTTCTTTTTCAGGAGAACATGCTCATTTCTCAATTCCATGACCCTATTCTTCTAGAGGAGGGGCAAGAGCAAGACATTAGGCCTTTAGTGGAGCCATATATACATCGTTTTGAGCAGTACGAGCTAGATCAATGGGCCGGAGATTCGATCTTGTTTTTACAGAAGGTGGAGGGTCATCCGATTTTTATCGGAGGCATTGAATTTTATGTGAATCAAGTGGAAGAGGAGCTTTTTCTAACGGGCTATGAACAAACATATTATCAAGTGGTGAATATGGGGACGAAGCAGCCTACAATCTCCTCCTATACGAGTATTCGTACGTTACTAGATAATCAAGCCATTCCTTACTTTTCTACGATCGTAGATGTCCGCTTGGGTTATTATGGACAGGTTTATGAGGTGGAGGGTCAGGTGCTTACGCCAGCTTGGAGAATTATGATTGAAACAGACGATAGAGTAAGAATGATCTACGTGAATGCGATCACGGGAGCAATAGAGACAGAATATACGCGTTAGGAGAGGTAGACGGTATGGCATTAAGGTATTCAGTATTAGCTAGTGGAAGCACGGGGAACGCTACTTTTGTAGCGACAGAACAGGCTAAAATCGTCATCGATGCAGGATTAACGGGTAAGCAGCTAGAGGCTTTGTTTGCCCAAATTGGGGAGAATCCGCAGGAGCTAGACGCCATATTGGTGACACATGAGCACTCTGATCATATTAAGGGCTTAGGTGTGCTTGCTAGACGCTATAAAATTCCGGTGTACGCCAACGCTAAGACATGGACGGAAATTGATCGCCTATGCGGTAAGATCGAAACGGAACAGAAATTTCACTTTGAGCAGGATCAGAGGCTAATGTTTAAGGATCTAGAGGTGCATTCGTACGGAGTTTCTCATGATGCTATTGAACCGATGGCTTATTGTGTTTATCATCAGGGTAAAAAGCTAAGTATGTCAACAGATATGGGCTATGTGAGTGAACGGATAAAAGGGACACTTGAGGATTCCGATGTGATTATCTTTGAGTCTAATCATGATGTAGAAATGCTACGGATGGGTCATTATCCATGGAATATTAAACGCCGTATTCTCGGGGATATGGGTCATTTGTCTAATGATGCAGCTGGAGAGGCACTAGCAGATATTATTAGCTCTAGGACAAAGAAAGTCTACTTAGCTCATTTAAGTAAGGACAACAATATGGTTGACTTGGCGCGTATGACGGTACAGCAAATTTTAGAGGGAAGAGATATTGAGGTAGGTCGCGGGCTTACCCTGCACGATACATACCCGGATAAACCGACTAAGCTAGCGGTGGTTTAAAGGGTAGCTAGACGTGGAATAATAGGTAATGCTGATCCCATAGTTTCACATAAAATTGTTACAATTCCTACATGGTTCTTTTTTAGGTAGCTTAGTATAATAATAACAATAACAAACAAATACCAAGCCATTATAAATTAAAAAAGATAAGCACGAAGGAAGGTGTTCAAATGGGATACTATGATGATAATGAATACGTTAGTCAGGAGTCTCGTTCTAAGAAGGAGCGCCCTAGACGTACATGGATTACAGCGTTAGCTTCAGCGATGGTCGGAGGCTTGATTGTAGCCTTATTGATCCCGGGATTAGCGTCGCTGAACCTATTACCTTATGATGTAGCACCAAAAAATGCTCAGCAGCAGCAAGAGGCTACGGAAACAAGCGCTTCGCAGTCTTCTGTTAACCAGCCTGTACAGCTTAGTGTCTCATCTGGTATCATTGATGCGGTAGAGAAGGTGTCAGATGCCATTGTGGGTGTTGTTCGATTCCAGGAGCAGGCCGACTTCTTTTCCCGTGGGGTTGAGGAAGTAGAAAGCGGAACAGGATCTGGTGTCGTCTATGAGATTGTGGGAGACAAGGCTCATATTGTGACGAACTACCATGTGATTGAGGGAGCCCAAAAGGTGGAGATTTCCTTACCGAACGGAGAAAGAGTAGAGGCTACTTTAATAGGAGCCGATCAGCTTACTGATTTAGCTGTTCTAGAGATTGATGCGGAGCATGTGGATATCGTGGCAGAATTCGGTGACTCAGACACGATTCGAGCAGGTGAGCCAGCGATTGCGATCGGGAATCCTCTTGGATTAGAATTCTCTCGTACGGTGACACAAGGAATTATCTCAGCCAAAGAGCGCTCCGTTACGGTATCAAACAATTGGGAGCTTAATGTTATTCAAACAGATGCGGCCATTAACCCTGGAAACAGTGGTGGGGCTTTGCTTAACATAGAAGGTCAGGTTATTGGGATCAATAGCTTAAAAATTGCTACGCAAGGCGTAGAAGGTTTAGGCTTTGCCATTCCGATTAACGATGTAGTTCCAATCATTAATGACTTAGTGGAGCATGGGGAGGTACAGCGTCCCTTCCTAGGAGTAGGCATCATTGATTTAGCTTCGATTGATTCTAGCCACTGGACAACGACTTTGAATCTGCCAGAGGAAGTGAATCAAGGTATCGTCGTTCGTAGTACAGAAACGCTTGGACCTGCTGAACAGGCTGGCATTGAGGAGTTAGATGTCATTGTTGCGCTAGATGGTGACCCAGTGAACAACTCGATGGAGCTGCGCAAATACTTGTTTGCTCAAAAATCGATTGGTGATACGGTTACAGTAACAGTATATCGTGGTGGATTGACTCAGGATATTGATGTTGTGCTATCTAAGAGTTCTTCTAATTAAGGTGGGGAGCTAGTAGGTCAACGAATGTGTCATCGACTGGTGATAAGTAGATTTAATAAGAGAGCAGAGCAAATACTAACAAGAGTTAAATACAGTAGTATTCTCTGAGTGAAGCTTGATGAAGTAGTTGAAAGTAACTAGAAATTATAATAGGGGTATTCTCAGGTAGGTTGAGGATGCCCCTATTGCTTGTTATACTGTAGAAGGATGTTGAAAGGATCTTCAACAGAGATCAATTAATAGATATGAAGGTATATATTAAAACAAAGTCTTCGGTATATAAGAAGGATAGCCATAAATTTTTTGTTAAGGAGGTGTTTGAATGTACGTATGCTGTGAGGAGCATTTAGAGCTTGCAATTGATCATTTTGTGGATGAATATGAGGATGCTCCAGATGTGTACAGGCTAGATGAAATAACTTTCAAGGCATGGGAAGCTCCTCCTACCTGCGATTTTTGCTCGGAAGCTCCCGTTTTCTTGGTTATTTAAAAAACACCCGTGGATAACTTTGTCCTTTGCTCCGAAATATTCTGAAATATATGGCATAAAACGCTACACAGCAGGGCTTTACAAATATTTGCAAAGTTATACACACCCTGTGATCAACATGTGGATATCTTTATATTTTTGTCAAACTAGATCTTGTGTCAAGAATTTTTTCGTTGTATTTTGGCAACAACTTGTAGATTTGCCCGGGTGATTTTGACCAATTGTTAGTAATATTACGTTCAAATAGATAGAACTAGAGGAGGACTCGCTTCGTGCAGATCACAATCATCAGTGTGGGGAAGATCAAAGAAAAATACCTAAAGCTAGGCATTGCAGAGTTCGAGAAGCGGTTAGGACCTTACTGTAAGCTTCAGATGATTGAGGTTGCGGATGAGCAGGCTCCAGAGCAAATGAGTGAGAAGGAAATTGAGCAGGTTAAGGAGAAGGAAGGACAGAGGATTCTACAGCAGATTAAAGCAGATCGGTATGTGATTGCCTTAGCGATTGATGGGGTGAATTGGTCTTCTGAACAGTTAGCTAAAGAACTGGATCGTTTGGCTACGTATGGGCATAGTAGTATATGCTTTGTGATTGGTGGCTCAAATGGTCTGTCTGACGAAGTGCTGAAGAGGGCGCAGGTGAAGCTATCTTTTTCGAGGATGACTTTTCCGCATCAGTTGATGAAGCTTATTTTAACGGAGCAGGTTTATCGGGCTTTTCGGATTAATCGGGGGGAGCCTTATCATAAATAACGGCAAGTTGAGGCTGTTACGTGTTTGTAGGCGCCTGCAAAAGCGTGCTTGGTGGTACTGGGGGGGAGCCTCTGCTTGTGAGAAGCAAAAGCCCTCCGGGGCTTTCGTCTTGACGGAAGGGGCTAGACAAAGAAACTACTTCATCTGCAAATTAGAGGGTGTTCCTTTTAAAAGCCAGCTGGAAAGTATACCAAACAGCTGACTTATAATGTTTGACCGCTGTCCACGGTTATGATCTGACCGGTCATTGCTTCCTGTTCCAAAACAGCACAGATCAGTTGGGCGATATCACGAGGCGTTGAAATCTGCTGCAGCAGAAGATGGGGGGCCAATCTCTTCATTTGTTCTTCCTTTCCGTCCCACCATCTTGTCGCAACGGCTCCCGGCACGACGCAGTTAACCCGAATAGCGGGAGCTAGAGCTCGGGCTAAAGATTTCGTAAGTCCATGAACCGCTGATTTGGATACGGCGTAGGGAAGCGAGGAGCCTAGTCCTGTCTGCCCGGCGATGCTACCAACATTTACATTCGCTCCCTGGTTATTCTTCTTCATGAAGGGAGCGACAGCCCTCGCGCAGTAAAACATGCCCTTCACGTTCACATCGAACAAATTGTCCCATACCTCCTCCGTTGCTGACGCTAAATCATCCATCGGAATATGTCTGGTGATACTAGCATTATTTACGAGTAGGTCGATCTTACCGAATTTATGTACGGCCGTCTGGACCATGGTTTCTACTTCCTTGTCCTGGGAAACATCAGCTTGTATGGCTATAGCACGCCCGCCTTTATCATTGATCCATTGGACGGTTTCTTCCGCATCGGATTGAGAACGTGAATAATTCACAATAACGGTTGCCCCCCGTTCGGCTAGCATGAGACTTGTCGCTCTTCCGATCCCCGTACCGCCGCCAGTAACAAGGCCGACCTTACTTTTTAATTTCATAATAACTCCACTCCCCCTATGCCTTTTATATTATTCATTGTAAAGGTTGTACTAGTATTTGTATAATTGAACTAATTGAAGCATTTGTTCAATAATGTTGAAGTGGTTAAGGGGGATGGACTGTGGATCTTAACACGTTAAAAACTTTCCAAATGATTGTGAAATACGGAAGCTTTAACCGCGCGGCACAAGAAATGAATTATGCGCAATCTACCGTCACGATGCAAATTCAAAAGCTTGAGTCTGAACTGGGCGTTAAGCTAATAGAGCGTGGTAAAGAAATCGGTCTGACGGGAGCCGGTAGGCTGTTTTACGATCAGAGCTTACAAATCACAAAAAATATGGAGTATCTTCAGACCAGTTTATCCAATGTGAAATCAGGCGACGCAGGACATATACGCATAGGGGTAACGGAGCCAACGGCTAGTTATCGTTTACCTGGTGTTCTGAGGAATTTTATGTCCGAGCATCCGAATATCCGCATTTCCGTGGAAATTTCGAATACTCCGATCCTTAGAGAGCGGATCCTCAAAGGAGAAATTGATTTTGCGCTTTCTGCGGCACCTGACTTGGGATCCGAGTTATATTTCGAGCCTTTATTCAAGGAAGAGTTCGTGGCATTGATGCCCGAGAATCATCCACTTGCTCAGAAAGAGGTGATAGTGCCGGAGGAGTTTCGGGGGTATCGTCTGCTTATCACATCAGCGACTTGTCCATATCGCAGGAAGCTGGAGATGGTATTACAGGAAAATGGGAACGTCATGCTGGATACCATGGAGATCGGTAGCATGACGGCGTTAAAATATTATGTACAGAACGGGTTAGGGATCGCGCTCGTCCCTAAAATTATGATTGAACCCGAAATAAGTGGGACTACGGTTAGGATGGTCAGTGGAAGCCTTATATTCATGACATTCGGGATCTTGTGCAAAGCATCGGCATATCCGTTGCAACTGGCTAGTGGAAAGCTGTTTCAACAGCTCAAACTCCATCTAAAAAGAAGGACAATTTCCTGCATTCGAACATAACTTGCCGATCCCCCCGCCGCGGTGAACTGTACCATAACTCGACGAGATACAAGTATATGATGGAAGTTTTAGAACTTGCCCATTTAAAGGAGTTGAATGGAAGGAAGTGCATTTTGAGGTGTTCTCATTTTCAAATATCAATGAAATAAGTTCAGGTATATTCAGAATAACTAGATAACAGGAAGAAACTTCCACTCTTTCTGTCGAATCTTGTAAAGATAATTTATACAGAAGGAGTTTTGGATGGCTAAAAGGCGTAGAAGAAAGAAAAAAGTAGACTTTGTAGAAGCCTTAACAGGTAGATTGCTAGCAACCAAAAGGTGAGGGAACAATGATAGATATCATTCAGGGATATTTGATGCAAGCGGCGAGTGTTGTCATTTTGATTTTCCAGGAACAATATTGAAAGAGAAGTTAGTCTAATGAAAATGGAGGTTTTTGAAATGGGCTTCCCAACACATATTGTATCTGCAGGTGGAATTGTTGAGGATGGGAACGGAAATATCTTATTGGTAAAAACACGTGACGGTGGTTGGGTGTGCCCCGGTGGACAAGTAGAAGTTGGAGAAAATCTGATGGATGCTTTGGCTCGTGAAATTAAAGAGGAAAGTGGCATTGAGGCCACGGTCAGCTATTTAATTGGTGTCTATTCGAATACAGGTATTTTTAAATGGTATGACGGTGTGACTGATGTTCCTACACAAGTAATATTTGAATTTGTATGTAAACCCGTTGGCGGGAAGCTGTTAGCGGTTACGGAAGAAACAACCGATAGCCGATGGGTGCCGAAAGATGAAGTTCTTGATTTCATAACACAGCCAGCTATTCGGGCTCGCTATCAGGCTTATTTGGAGTTTAATGGAATGGTGAATTACATGGATTATATAACGAGTCCAGAGTTCAAAATCAAGC is a window of Bacillus horti DNA encoding:
- the walK gene encoding cell wall metabolism sensor histidine kinase WalK; the protein is MKVMKALRQLKWFNSINWKFTMIYVLLILVAMQVFSAYFMNSLESHYVNNFTRMLDQQASLFAYSAQNYFDESQDEETGTLQREDMDVFIDRFFSTPLIDIQVLDQNGVVIGASTDRQRIIGQINTQLEVKRALAGTRDETIRINPENGHRTKIISLPITLGNQVVGAIYLMASMEDTYQTIQDINGILVTGTLIALVLTVSLGVTLAKTITSPIKDMTVQASSMADGDFSKKVKIYGQDEIGQLAQVFNEMSERLSKALHDNAQERNRIASILSHMSDGVVAIDHRGSIMLSNATAEALLGKTEEEMVGEPIADVLELPDQEWLKIYEVQDYRFLVDVAVNEQPIILQVKSTQINWEGGTQGAIIVLQDVTQQEKLEGERKEFVANVSHELRTPLTTMKSYLEALDDGVLQDKDLAPRFIHVVQNETERMIRLVNDLLQLSSMDTKKIPLKWKTTNMHLLIKDVVERFSIPFANRELEVKLDLADDLPLVLVDPDQMVQVMDNIMSNSIKYSNQGGVISVEASLKESDIEIVISDNGIGIPKPDLKHIFKRFYRVDKARSREMGGTGLGLAIAKEIIEAHDGSIRLDSVVGEGTKVFIRLPIIRENRGDEV
- a CDS encoding YycH family regulatory protein; the protein is MIEKLKTVLLIGLIASSIVLTWQIWTYQPRYDYLLPTEYVTQEGIAERRELQDLIQPEKILYYFGDERITASSPDSVEYTNVIKQQMKNWSFTGFREVEGNQRQWNDLRTRYEAIEFAFPTNLPLSTLGELFTLNTGDTQYSDVGSMFLYINPVMDNVFAFFINYDEQRFLRSNTSINSSELRQYLALGENKPEQTAILLYDNPDPNQLDQYIYVTDEPVEMTEYHYFFRRIQIDTLISYLFVDPLLVRQIQDRSGEVFYTDGTRGLQLASGLTMNYVHPLAITQREGDASDNQFIQRATQFVNQHRGWERGYYLYNYHNPNAYEASIEFRRYMNQYPVFSDHPDEEQNVIQLDIQDGRVVSYYRSLLQLDSVMDDRRRELPSGLQMIEELERLEIPLEEVEDMFLGYAYTYNDNSISYRPRWIIEWKNGQRSFIRQVEDLYPLSRIQEELEEGNNELE
- a CDS encoding two-component system regulatory protein YycI, translating into MNWSRTKSIFILVFLVLNSFLGYQLWEKIQTRPLELAQLSEGSVEELLALRNISLETELQAEQPELSQLNAQFLTNVFEDFENLQNQSLLFQENMLISQFHDPILLEEGQEQDIRPLVEPYIHRFEQYELDQWAGDSILFLQKVEGHPIFIGGIEFYVNQVEEELFLTGYEQTYYQVVNMGTKQPTISSYTSIRTLLDNQAIPYFSTIVDVRLGYYGQVYEVEGQVLTPAWRIMIETDDRVRMIYVNAITGAIETEYTR
- a CDS encoding MBL fold metallo-hydrolase, encoding MALRYSVLASGSTGNATFVATEQAKIVIDAGLTGKQLEALFAQIGENPQELDAILVTHEHSDHIKGLGVLARRYKIPVYANAKTWTEIDRLCGKIETEQKFHFEQDQRLMFKDLEVHSYGVSHDAIEPMAYCVYHQGKKLSMSTDMGYVSERIKGTLEDSDVIIFESNHDVEMLRMGHYPWNIKRRILGDMGHLSNDAAGEALADIISSRTKKVYLAHLSKDNNMVDLARMTVQQILEGRDIEVGRGLTLHDTYPDKPTKLAVV
- a CDS encoding S1C family serine protease, yielding MGYYDDNEYVSQESRSKKERPRRTWITALASAMVGGLIVALLIPGLASLNLLPYDVAPKNAQQQQEATETSASQSSVNQPVQLSVSSGIIDAVEKVSDAIVGVVRFQEQADFFSRGVEEVESGTGSGVVYEIVGDKAHIVTNYHVIEGAQKVEISLPNGERVEATLIGADQLTDLAVLEIDAEHVDIVAEFGDSDTIRAGEPAIAIGNPLGLEFSRTVTQGIISAKERSVTVSNNWELNVIQTDAAINPGNSGGALLNIEGQVIGINSLKIATQGVEGLGFAIPINDVVPIINDLVEHGEVQRPFLGVGIIDLASIDSSHWTTTLNLPEEVNQGIVVRSTETLGPAEQAGIEELDVIVALDGDPVNNSMELRKYLFAQKSIGDTVTVTVYRGGLTQDIDVVLSKSSSN
- a CDS encoding CxxH/CxxC protein; protein product: MYVCCEEHLELAIDHFVDEYEDAPDVYRLDEITFKAWEAPPTCDFCSEAPVFLVI
- the rlmH gene encoding 23S rRNA (pseudouridine(1915)-N(3))-methyltransferase RlmH, yielding MQITIISVGKIKEKYLKLGIAEFEKRLGPYCKLQMIEVADEQAPEQMSEKEIEQVKEKEGQRILQQIKADRYVIALAIDGVNWSSEQLAKELDRLATYGHSSICFVIGGSNGLSDEVLKRAQVKLSFSRMTFPHQLMKLILTEQVYRAFRINRGEPYHK
- a CDS encoding SDR family NAD(P)-dependent oxidoreductase — its product is MKLKSKVGLVTGGGTGIGRATSLMLAERGATVIVNYSRSQSDAEETVQWINDKGGRAIAIQADVSQDKEVETMVQTAVHKFGKIDLLVNNASITRHIPMDDLASATEEVWDNLFDVNVKGMFYCARAVAPFMKKNNQGANVNVGSIAGQTGLGSSLPYAVSKSAVHGLTKSLARALAPAIRVNCVVPGAVATRWWDGKEEQMKRLAPHLLLQQISTPRDIAQLICAVLEQEAMTGQIITVDSGQTL
- a CDS encoding LysR family transcriptional regulator, whose amino-acid sequence is MDLNTLKTFQMIVKYGSFNRAAQEMNYAQSTVTMQIQKLESELGVKLIERGKEIGLTGAGRLFYDQSLQITKNMEYLQTSLSNVKSGDAGHIRIGVTEPTASYRLPGVLRNFMSEHPNIRISVEISNTPILRERILKGEIDFALSAAPDLGSELYFEPLFKEEFVALMPENHPLAQKEVIVPEEFRGYRLLITSATCPYRRKLEMVLQENGNVMLDTMEIGSMTALKYYVQNGLGIALVPKIMIEPEISGTTVRMVSGSLIFMTFGILCKASAYPLQLASGKLFQQLKLHLKRRTISCIRT
- a CDS encoding NUDIX hydrolase, producing the protein MGFPTHIVSAGGIVEDGNGNILLVKTRDGGWVCPGGQVEVGENLMDALAREIKEESGIEATVSYLIGVYSNTGIFKWYDGVTDVPTQVIFEFVCKPVGGKLLAVTEETTDSRWVPKDEVLDFITQPAIRARYQAYLEFNGMVNYMDYITSPEFKIKHQAGISK